In Hamadaea flava, a genomic segment contains:
- a CDS encoding PhzF family phenazine biosynthesis protein gives MTDLHVLRVFCAPGDTGGNRLGVILDGEQIPGEPDRQEVARELGFSETVFVDDLSDAVLDIYTPSTRLPFAGHPLVGTAWLLRREVHALELLRPAAGEVPTRQEGELSWISSQPSWATGRRTQQFGSAEEVDALPTPPLGEGWLYAWAWADEAAGEVRARGFPRRNDGIVEDEATGAAAITLTGELKRDLTIRQGIGSQILTRYLDPETVELGGRVVLDEVRRL, from the coding sequence GTGACTGACCTGCATGTGCTGCGCGTCTTCTGCGCGCCCGGCGACACCGGCGGCAATCGGCTCGGCGTCATCCTCGACGGCGAGCAGATCCCTGGGGAGCCCGATCGTCAGGAGGTGGCGCGGGAGCTGGGCTTCAGCGAGACCGTCTTCGTCGACGACCTCTCCGACGCCGTCCTCGACATCTACACGCCGAGCACCCGACTGCCGTTCGCGGGGCATCCGCTGGTCGGCACGGCCTGGTTGCTGCGTCGTGAAGTGCATGCGCTGGAGTTGTTGCGCCCGGCCGCCGGCGAGGTGCCGACGCGGCAGGAGGGCGAGCTGAGCTGGATCTCCAGCCAGCCGAGCTGGGCGACGGGGCGCCGTACACAGCAGTTCGGGTCGGCCGAAGAGGTCGACGCGCTGCCCACCCCACCGCTGGGCGAGGGCTGGCTGTACGCCTGGGCCTGGGCGGACGAGGCCGCCGGCGAGGTCCGGGCGCGCGGCTTCCCCCGGCGCAACGACGGCATCGTGGAGGACGAGGCGACCGGCGCGGCCGCCATCACGCTGACCGGCGAGCTGAAGCGGGATCTGACGATCCGCCAGGGCATCGGTTCCCAGATCCTGACCCGCTACCTCGATCCCGAGACGGTCGAGTTGGGCGGCCGCGTCGTCCTGGACGAGGTACGCCGCCTCTGA
- a CDS encoding PASTA domain-containing protein → MRTRAVLLVLLATLLATAGCGLIGSARPDPSPSPAPVPQTIVVPAVTGKRLTEAAATLKSHGFDKVAYHDSVGDRIVLEPNNWLVTKQTPAAGAKVARDTEVTLDVAKPTDGVGPGSVQVGVLPDVRCMELQAAQDKLQEAGFLLLTSKDALGDRHQVLDRDWVVIGQSPDPGRLTLPTTRVTLTVVKYGEPTGDSGCRS, encoded by the coding sequence GTGCGCACCCGCGCCGTCCTCCTGGTTCTGCTCGCCACCCTGCTGGCGACGGCCGGTTGCGGCCTGATCGGCTCGGCGCGGCCCGATCCCAGCCCTTCGCCGGCCCCGGTCCCGCAGACGATCGTCGTCCCGGCGGTCACGGGCAAACGCTTGACCGAGGCGGCGGCGACGCTCAAGTCCCACGGATTCGACAAGGTCGCGTACCACGACTCGGTCGGCGACCGCATCGTCCTCGAACCCAACAACTGGCTGGTCACGAAGCAGACTCCGGCCGCCGGCGCGAAAGTCGCCCGCGACACCGAGGTCACCCTCGACGTCGCCAAGCCCACCGACGGCGTCGGCCCCGGCTCGGTGCAGGTCGGCGTGCTTCCCGACGTGCGCTGCATGGAGCTGCAAGCCGCCCAGGACAAGCTCCAGGAGGCCGGGTTCCTACTGCTCACCTCGAAGGACGCGCTGGGCGACCGGCACCAGGTCCTCGACCGCGACTGGGTGGTCATCGGCCAGAGCCCCGACCCCGGCCGGCTCACGCTGCCCACCACCCGCGTCACCCTCACGGTGGTCAAGTACGGCGAACCCACGGGCGACTCCGGCTGCCGGAGCTGA
- a CDS encoding MaoC/PaaZ C-terminal domain-containing protein has translation MITSDQTIAYARATNDPIPEHLSGELAPPVFAIVPVWEVVVEAVMGAAPIEALALILHGEQDIRIHRPITPGMDLRSSAAVVGVRPKASGTSVVVRTATHAGDDLVNEQVITAFIRGWTGMAFGDPAPVHDFDEALRSRPATTVTARIDPDQTFRYAEAAGDPMPIHLDDGIARRAGLPGIIAHGLCTMAFTSWAAIMAVGGGDPRTLRRLAVRFSQPVLPGQEITHSFWPVAPGVVQFETVSDSGAVVIRNGLAEFGRL, from the coding sequence GTGATCACGTCCGACCAGACGATCGCGTACGCGAGGGCGACGAACGACCCGATTCCGGAGCATCTGTCGGGTGAGCTGGCCCCGCCCGTCTTCGCGATCGTGCCGGTATGGGAGGTCGTCGTCGAGGCGGTCATGGGTGCGGCCCCGATCGAGGCGCTGGCCCTGATCCTGCACGGGGAACAGGACATCCGCATCCATCGGCCGATCACGCCGGGGATGGATCTCCGGTCGTCGGCAGCGGTCGTCGGGGTGCGGCCGAAGGCGTCCGGGACCAGCGTCGTCGTGCGTACGGCGACTCATGCGGGCGACGACCTCGTCAACGAGCAGGTCATCACGGCCTTCATCCGAGGCTGGACGGGCATGGCTTTCGGCGATCCCGCCCCGGTACACGATTTCGACGAAGCGCTCCGAAGCCGTCCGGCGACCACGGTCACGGCCCGGATCGATCCCGACCAGACCTTCCGGTACGCCGAGGCCGCCGGTGATCCGATGCCGATCCACCTCGACGACGGGATAGCCCGGCGAGCCGGGCTGCCGGGGATCATCGCGCACGGACTGTGCACGATGGCGTTCACCTCGTGGGCAGCGATCATGGCGGTCGGCGGCGGCGATCCGCGTACGCTGCGCCGCCTGGCCGTGCGGTTCAGCCAGCCGGTGCTGCCGGGCCAGGAGATCACGCACTCGTTCTGGCCGGTCGCGCCCGGTGTCGTTCAGTTCGAGACGGTGTCCGACTCGGGGGCGGTTGTCATCCGGAACGGCCTCGCCGAGTTCGGCAGGCTCTAG
- a CDS encoding CaiB/BaiF CoA transferase family protein, whose translation MPGPLAGVRVVELAGLGPGPFCAMHLADLGADVVRIDRSTPSSPVDPDHDLLNRGKRSIALDLKDPRDLDVALQLIAKADLLVEGYRPGVAERLGLGPDVCLARQPKLVYGRMTGWGQEGPRARTAGHDLTYLALTGVLHGIGRAGGPPQIPLNLLGDFGGGALYLATGLLAALWEAERSGRGQVVDAAIVDGAAHLNTLTWGLLAGGAWRDERGVNLLDSGAPFYDVYATADGEYLAVGPLEPRFFAEFAQRLGQPDLVDLQYDAVRWPELRERLQTAFAGRTRAEWTEIFADGDSCVAPVLSLREAAEDAHLAARQTYVDFGGTTQPAPAPRFSRTPAELTRPPAKPGEHTAEVLRDWLG comes from the coding sequence GTGCCGGGGCCGCTGGCCGGCGTACGCGTCGTGGAGCTGGCCGGGCTCGGTCCCGGCCCGTTCTGCGCCATGCACCTGGCCGACCTCGGGGCAGACGTCGTCCGCATCGACCGCAGTACGCCTTCCTCGCCGGTCGACCCCGATCACGACCTGCTCAACCGGGGCAAGCGGTCGATCGCGCTGGACCTCAAGGATCCGCGGGATCTCGACGTCGCGTTGCAGTTGATCGCGAAGGCCGACCTGCTCGTCGAGGGCTACCGGCCCGGCGTCGCCGAACGGCTCGGGCTCGGCCCCGACGTGTGCCTGGCCCGCCAGCCGAAACTGGTGTACGGGCGGATGACCGGCTGGGGCCAGGAGGGCCCGCGGGCGCGGACCGCGGGGCACGACCTCACCTATCTGGCGTTGACCGGGGTGCTGCACGGCATCGGCCGCGCCGGCGGCCCGCCGCAGATTCCGCTGAACCTCCTCGGCGACTTCGGCGGCGGCGCGCTCTACCTGGCGACCGGGCTGCTCGCCGCACTCTGGGAAGCCGAACGCAGCGGCCGGGGCCAGGTCGTCGACGCCGCCATCGTGGACGGCGCGGCGCACCTGAACACGCTCACCTGGGGCTTGCTGGCCGGCGGGGCGTGGCGGGACGAGCGCGGGGTCAACCTGCTCGACTCGGGCGCGCCCTTCTACGACGTGTACGCCACGGCGGACGGCGAGTACCTGGCGGTCGGCCCGTTGGAGCCCCGATTCTTCGCCGAGTTCGCTCAGCGACTCGGGCAGCCCGACCTCGTCGACCTCCAGTACGACGCCGTTCGCTGGCCGGAACTGCGGGAACGTCTCCAGACGGCTTTCGCTGGGCGTACCAGAGCCGAATGGACGGAGATCTTCGCGGACGGCGACTCGTGCGTGGCGCCGGTGTTGTCCCTGCGCGAGGCCGCCGAGGACGCGCACCTGGCGGCCCGGCAGACCTATGTGGACTTCGGCGGGACGACGCAGCCCGCGCCTGCGCCGCGCTTCTCGCGGACCCCGGCCGAGCTGACCCGGCCGCCCGCGAAGCCCGGCGAGCACACCGCGGAGGTCCTGCGCGACTGGTTGGGCTGA
- a CDS encoding nucleotidyltransferase domain-containing protein, whose amino-acid sequence MHDEPVAVARDLVLELFPLARWAVLAGSVLTAHRTPGSDLDIVVVLPDGDSQAPHRDSRYYRGWPVELFVHDEQTMTYYLDKDVAERRPVLQRMIATGLPILGDPGDRPARCARVLAAGPRGLSDADREYVRYGLTDLLDDLAHAVDAGERTVIATALWTASAQQALALAGHWTGTSKWLLRELRDLDAELAGRWLAASGDPVATAKFAREVLDTAGGPLFEGYRAMGVRPRSAN is encoded by the coding sequence ATGCACGACGAACCGGTCGCGGTGGCGCGAGATCTGGTCCTGGAACTGTTTCCGCTCGCCCGATGGGCGGTGCTGGCGGGCAGTGTCCTGACCGCGCACCGCACACCCGGTTCCGACCTGGACATCGTCGTGGTGTTGCCGGACGGAGACTCACAGGCGCCGCATCGGGATTCGCGCTATTACCGGGGCTGGCCGGTCGAACTGTTCGTGCACGACGAGCAGACCATGACGTACTACCTGGACAAGGACGTCGCCGAGCGGCGCCCGGTGCTGCAGCGGATGATCGCGACCGGTTTGCCGATTCTCGGCGATCCCGGCGACCGGCCGGCGCGCTGCGCCCGGGTGCTGGCCGCCGGGCCACGGGGGCTCAGCGACGCCGACCGGGAATACGTCCGCTACGGCCTGACCGACTTGCTGGACGACCTCGCCCATGCCGTCGACGCGGGCGAACGCACGGTGATCGCGACCGCGTTGTGGACGGCGTCGGCGCAGCAGGCTCTGGCGCTGGCCGGGCACTGGACCGGCACGAGCAAATGGCTCCTGCGCGAACTGCGCGACCTCGACGCGGAGCTGGCGGGGCGGTGGCTGGCGGCATCCGGCGACCCGGTCGCGACCGCGAAGTTCGCGCGGGAAGTGCTGGACACGGCCGGGGGACCACTCTTCGAGGGCTACCGGGCCATGGGCGTACGGCCCCGATCGGCGAACTGA
- a CDS encoding lipid-transfer protein — protein MSQNVYVVGVGMTPFRKPGSVDAQGDDVDYPQLVREAGRAALADAGVEYAQIEQAIAGYVYGDSTSGQRGLYELGLTGIPISNVNNNCSTGSTALFLGRQLIAGGLADCVLAVGFEKMQKGSLTMAFGDREPPLMRHLAAQAELYEPTTAPYAAQLFGNAGREHMTQYGTTAEQFARIAEKNHRHSANNPYAQFQDVYTLDQILESKMISEPLTKLQCSPTSDGSAAAVLASERFVDQHGLGDRAVRIAAQHMVTDTPATFEDRSAISVVGADMTRLAARKAYDTAGFGPQDVQVVELHDCFSTNELLSYEALGLCGEGEGGSLIDSGATTYGGRWVVNPSGGLISKGHPLGATGLAQCAELTWQLRGQAGPRQVDGVRAALQHNIGLGGAAVVTLYTRA, from the coding sequence GTGAGCCAAAACGTCTATGTCGTCGGCGTCGGGATGACGCCGTTCCGCAAGCCCGGCAGCGTCGACGCCCAGGGCGACGACGTCGACTACCCGCAGTTGGTGCGGGAGGCGGGGCGGGCGGCGCTGGCCGACGCGGGCGTCGAGTACGCGCAGATCGAGCAGGCGATCGCCGGCTATGTCTACGGCGACTCCACCAGTGGCCAGCGGGGCCTCTACGAGCTGGGCCTGACCGGCATCCCGATCAGCAACGTCAACAACAACTGCTCGACCGGCTCGACCGCGTTGTTCCTCGGGCGGCAGCTGATCGCGGGCGGGCTCGCCGACTGCGTACTGGCGGTCGGGTTCGAGAAGATGCAGAAGGGCTCGCTGACGATGGCCTTCGGCGATCGGGAGCCCCCGCTGATGCGGCATCTGGCCGCCCAGGCCGAGCTCTACGAGCCGACGACCGCGCCGTACGCCGCCCAGCTGTTCGGCAACGCCGGACGCGAGCACATGACCCAGTACGGCACCACGGCCGAGCAGTTCGCCCGGATCGCCGAGAAGAACCACCGGCACTCGGCGAACAATCCGTACGCTCAGTTCCAGGACGTCTACACGCTGGACCAGATCCTGGAGTCCAAGATGATCTCCGAGCCGCTGACGAAGCTCCAGTGCTCGCCGACCTCGGACGGGTCGGCCGCGGCCGTGCTGGCCAGCGAGCGGTTCGTCGACCAGCACGGGCTGGGCGACCGCGCCGTGCGGATCGCCGCCCAGCACATGGTGACCGACACGCCCGCCACCTTCGAAGACCGCAGCGCCATCAGCGTCGTCGGGGCGGACATGACCCGGCTGGCCGCGCGGAAGGCGTACGACACGGCCGGGTTCGGCCCGCAGGACGTGCAGGTCGTCGAGCTGCACGACTGCTTCTCCACCAACGAGCTGCTCAGCTATGAGGCGCTCGGCCTGTGCGGCGAGGGCGAAGGCGGGTCGCTGATCGACTCCGGCGCCACGACGTACGGGGGTCGCTGGGTGGTCAACCCCTCCGGCGGGCTCATCTCGAAGGGGCATCCGCTGGGCGCGACCGGGCTGGCCCAGTGCGCTGAGCTGACCTGGCAACTGCGCGGCCAGGCCGGTCCCCGCCAGGTCGACGGCGTACGCGCGGCGTTGCAGCACAACATCGGGCTCGGCGGCGCGGCCGTCGTCACGCTCTACACGAGGGCCTGA
- a CDS encoding DUF2795 domain-containing protein, producing the protein MSGVPLPGLEELLDEIYVADERVTRDEIVRRATAADLPAETLSRLDALPEGEYERDEVAESIRLMSADRDA; encoded by the coding sequence ATGAGCGGTGTTCCGCTGCCGGGGCTCGAGGAACTCCTCGACGAGATCTACGTCGCCGACGAGCGGGTGACCCGGGACGAGATCGTCCGCCGGGCCACCGCCGCGGACCTGCCCGCCGAGACGCTCAGCCGACTCGACGCGCTGCCCGAGGGCGAATACGAACGCGACGAGGTGGCCGAGTCGATCCGGCTGATGTCCGCCGACCGTGACGCTTGA
- a CDS encoding Rv0909 family putative TA system antitoxin: protein MGISDKIADAVDKVSDKAGGDDKLKEHVDTAADKADDATGGKASGGIDKAADAAKDVIDK from the coding sequence ATGGGCATCTCGGACAAGATCGCGGACGCTGTCGACAAGGTCTCCGACAAGGCCGGCGGCGACGACAAGCTGAAGGAACACGTCGACACAGCGGCAGACAAGGCCGACGACGCGACGGGCGGAAAGGCGTCTGGCGGCATCGACAAGGCAGCCGACGCCGCCAAGGACGTCATCGACAAGTAA
- a CDS encoding RecQ family ATP-dependent DNA helicase, translated as MRSLLSFPPFHLLHSFRLRRAARQVFGWRRLRDGQLAAMRSIMSGRDTLVVLPTGAGKSAVYQIPATLLPGPTIVISPLLALQQDQLASLNDRGIPQLRAVRISSAETPTQQAAALAEVREGRARFLFTTPEQLADPERARQVRELKPSLVAVDEAHCLSAWGYDFRPDYLGLGRFIADLGRPPVVALTATASPPVREDIATRLDLRRHQTIVSGLDRPNLHLEVAYCSDEQYRWRRLSAFLKEEDGRSGIIYVPTRRAAEELSDRLVSAGFKAAFYHGGMAGGVREKRHLEFSDGEIPVMVATSAFGMGIDKPDIRWIAHVALPDSPDSYLQEIGRAGRDGQPARTLLLWRMEDEALQRFFNGGSPDHAELRDLAALLRTGGPATKTQLKERSGLSARKIAQLLGLLEEVGAADTLANNKVVSPRYAPEPVAAAKAALAQFERRQAVGQTRGDMMRAFAQSRSCRAQVLLAYFGEHVPKQCGHCDNCHVRPGEGVSDDRPFTVHTGVRHAEWGSGLVLGYDGDKMTVLFDEVGYKTLSVPVVRAQQLLVVD; from the coding sequence ATGAGATCACTTCTGTCGTTCCCCCCGTTTCACCTGCTGCACTCGTTCCGGTTGCGCCGCGCCGCGCGGCAGGTGTTCGGCTGGCGCCGTCTGCGTGACGGGCAGCTGGCCGCGATGCGGTCGATCATGTCGGGCCGCGACACCCTCGTGGTGCTGCCCACCGGGGCGGGGAAGTCCGCCGTCTACCAGATTCCGGCGACCCTGCTGCCCGGCCCGACGATCGTCATCTCGCCGCTGCTGGCGTTGCAGCAGGACCAGCTCGCGTCGCTGAACGATCGCGGGATTCCGCAGTTGCGCGCGGTGCGCATCAGCTCGGCCGAGACGCCGACGCAGCAGGCGGCCGCCCTGGCCGAGGTGCGTGAGGGCCGGGCCCGGTTCCTGTTCACCACGCCGGAGCAGCTGGCCGATCCGGAGCGGGCACGGCAGGTGCGCGAGCTGAAGCCGTCGCTCGTCGCCGTAGACGAGGCACACTGCCTGTCGGCCTGGGGCTACGACTTCCGGCCGGACTATCTCGGGCTCGGCCGGTTCATCGCCGATCTCGGGCGGCCGCCGGTGGTGGCGCTGACGGCGACCGCCTCGCCGCCGGTCCGGGAGGACATCGCGACGCGGCTGGACCTGCGCCGGCACCAGACCATCGTGTCCGGATTGGACCGCCCGAACCTGCACCTCGAAGTGGCGTACTGCTCCGACGAGCAGTATCGGTGGCGGCGACTGTCGGCCTTCCTGAAGGAGGAGGACGGCCGGTCCGGCATCATCTACGTGCCGACTCGGCGGGCTGCCGAGGAACTTTCCGACCGGCTCGTCTCGGCCGGGTTCAAGGCGGCGTTCTACCACGGCGGCATGGCCGGGGGCGTCCGGGAGAAGCGGCACCTGGAGTTCAGCGACGGCGAGATCCCCGTCATGGTGGCGACCTCGGCGTTCGGGATGGGCATCGACAAGCCCGACATCCGGTGGATCGCCCACGTGGCGTTGCCGGACTCGCCCGACAGCTACCTGCAGGAGATCGGCCGGGCCGGTCGCGACGGCCAGCCCGCCCGCACCCTGTTGCTGTGGCGGATGGAGGACGAGGCGCTGCAACGGTTCTTCAACGGCGGCTCGCCGGACCACGCCGAGCTGCGCGACCTCGCGGCGCTGCTGCGTACCGGGGGACCGGCGACCAAGACGCAGCTGAAGGAGCGCAGCGGACTGAGTGCCCGCAAGATCGCCCAGCTGCTCGGGCTGCTCGAAGAGGTCGGCGCGGCCGACACGCTGGCGAACAACAAGGTGGTCAGCCCGCGTTACGCGCCGGAGCCGGTCGCGGCGGCGAAGGCGGCCCTGGCCCAGTTCGAGCGGCGGCAGGCGGTCGGGCAGACGCGCGGCGACATGATGCGGGCGTTCGCGCAGAGCCGGTCCTGCCGTGCCCAGGTGCTGCTGGCGTACTTCGGCGAGCACGTTCCCAAGCAGTGCGGGCACTGCGACAACTGCCACGTGCGACCGGGCGAGGGAGTCTCCGACGACCGGCCGTTCACCGTGCACACCGGCGTACGCCATGCCGAGTGGGGCTCCGGCCTGGTGCTCGGCTACGACGGCGACAAGATGACGGTGCTGTTCGACGAGGTCGGCTACAAGACGCTGTCGGTGCCCGTGGTGCGGGCGCAGCAGCTGCTCGTGGTCGACTAA
- a CDS encoding NAD-dependent epimerase/dehydratase family protein, whose amino-acid sequence MRILLIGGAGYVGALLLPYLTRRHEVVVFDRKPPDTPAEHIVGDATDLSALRGAMKGADVLIHCAMGADDLDPAVGAAQAYDVNVKSVHLALLAAHENGVPHAVHISSLSVYRDLLDRTLSGEEPPDATDLYGLTKQLGEQVCHAAAREWGLTVTILRLTWPTADADWPAWTRWGEPIVHHTSDGVLVEPTAASDLAAAVLSAMDYRSGCETFLVSGDTSARRWSIDKARRLLGWEPKFEPPA is encoded by the coding sequence ATGCGCATACTGCTAATCGGGGGCGCGGGCTACGTCGGCGCGCTGCTGCTGCCGTACCTGACCCGCCGGCACGAGGTCGTCGTGTTCGACCGTAAACCGCCCGACACCCCGGCCGAGCACATCGTCGGCGACGCGACCGACCTGTCCGCCTTACGGGGCGCGATGAAGGGCGCCGACGTCCTGATTCACTGCGCCATGGGCGCGGACGATCTCGATCCGGCCGTCGGGGCGGCCCAGGCGTACGACGTGAACGTGAAGTCGGTCCACCTCGCGCTGCTGGCCGCGCACGAGAACGGAGTGCCGCACGCCGTCCACATCAGCAGCCTGTCCGTCTATCGCGACCTGCTCGACCGTACGCTGTCCGGCGAGGAGCCGCCGGACGCCACCGACCTCTACGGGCTGACCAAACAGCTCGGCGAACAGGTATGTCACGCGGCCGCCCGCGAATGGGGACTGACCGTGACGATCCTGCGGCTCACCTGGCCCACCGCCGACGCGGACTGGCCGGCCTGGACCCGGTGGGGCGAGCCGATCGTGCACCACACCAGCGACGGCGTTCTCGTCGAGCCCACCGCCGCCAGCGACCTCGCGGCCGCCGTACTGTCCGCAATGGACTATCGGAGCGGTTGCGAGACGTTTCTCGTCTCGGGCGACACCTCCGCCCGGCGCTGGAGCATCGACAAGGCCCGGCGACTCCTCGGCTGGGAACCGAAGTTCGAGCCACCCGCCTGA
- a CDS encoding SDR family NAD(P)-dependent oxidoreductase, which produces MTTPPPDRPDAPVAAITGAAQGIGARIAEVLEAAGFRLALLDRQEITAFPDALTLTGDVTNEADVAAYAGAVNERYGRIDVLVNNAGIACISPAEETPAALWRQVVDVNLTGPFLLCQSFGRQMLAAGAGSIVNIASVAGLFGVADRAAYNASKHGLIGLTRTLAVEWGGRGVRVNAVCPGWVKTPMDDASQGEGAYGDGDIVDHVPLGRFATPDDVAQAVAFLADPQRSAFVNGVTLSVDGGWAADGSWQSLRLDARAR; this is translated from the coding sequence ATGACGACACCACCCCCGGACCGGCCGGACGCGCCGGTCGCCGCGATAACCGGTGCGGCGCAAGGCATCGGCGCCCGGATCGCCGAAGTCCTCGAGGCGGCCGGGTTCCGGCTCGCCCTGCTGGACCGGCAGGAGATCACCGCGTTCCCGGACGCGCTGACCCTCACCGGCGACGTCACGAACGAGGCGGACGTGGCGGCGTACGCCGGCGCGGTCAACGAGCGCTACGGCCGGATCGACGTCCTGGTCAACAACGCCGGCATCGCCTGTATCAGCCCGGCCGAGGAGACTCCGGCGGCGCTGTGGCGGCAGGTCGTCGACGTGAACCTGACCGGCCCGTTCCTGCTCTGCCAGTCGTTCGGCCGGCAGATGCTGGCCGCGGGCGCGGGGTCCATAGTGAACATCGCGTCGGTGGCGGGCCTGTTCGGCGTCGCCGACCGGGCGGCGTACAACGCGAGCAAGCACGGGCTGATCGGGCTCACCCGGACGCTGGCCGTCGAGTGGGGCGGCCGGGGCGTACGCGTCAACGCGGTGTGTCCCGGCTGGGTGAAGACTCCGATGGACGACGCGTCGCAGGGCGAAGGCGCGTACGGCGACGGGGACATCGTCGACCACGTGCCGCTGGGCCGGTTCGCCACCCCGGACGACGTCGCGCAGGCGGTCGCCTTCCTGGCCGATCCGCAGCGCAGCGCGTTCGTCAACGGCGTGACGCTGTCGGTGGACGGCGGCTGGGCGGCCGACGGCTCATGGCAGTCGCTGCGCCTCGACGCCCGCGCCCGATGA
- a CDS encoding ATP-grasp domain-containing protein encodes MKIAVLHARQPLTTDLREVFPEAECVVISAGEPAVREDVDGESPPVIRADRGDWAAVLAEVRPDEVVTNDEYALADCAGLRGLLGLAARLPAYPLNYLDKVTMKRELAAAGITVPRFVAFEPMVARTEAEVLTRVGLPVVVKPRQEANSRGVRVLRTVAELRDWLAAHEGEAGWEAEEFVLGVGHHVNSVVRTRHVEPVQVGRYLGPLLDLPIGSMSVRYDSLHELNERVVAALGYAEMVVHTELIVREGVPVVVEVAGRAPGGDVPRMAVRHAGINLEAAHLRLQAGLPIDSPHRTDLDAAWVWRRPGELPPVTSPHEVYRRSTIDSVVLWNSDPAELERDAVLLSRPTGGTP; translated from the coding sequence ATGAAGATCGCGGTTCTGCACGCGCGGCAGCCGTTGACGACCGACCTTCGCGAGGTCTTTCCCGAGGCGGAGTGCGTCGTCATTTCGGCGGGGGAGCCGGCCGTCCGGGAGGACGTGGATGGCGAGTCGCCCCCGGTGATCCGGGCCGATCGCGGGGACTGGGCGGCCGTGCTCGCCGAGGTCCGGCCGGACGAGGTGGTCACGAACGACGAATACGCGCTCGCCGACTGCGCCGGGCTCCGGGGGCTTCTGGGGCTGGCGGCGCGGCTTCCCGCGTACCCGTTGAATTATCTGGACAAGGTCACGATGAAGCGCGAGCTGGCCGCGGCCGGGATCACCGTGCCCCGGTTCGTGGCTTTCGAGCCGATGGTGGCGCGGACTGAGGCGGAGGTCCTGACTCGCGTTGGGCTGCCCGTGGTGGTCAAGCCGCGGCAGGAGGCCAACTCCCGCGGCGTCCGCGTCCTGCGCACCGTGGCTGAGCTGCGCGATTGGCTCGCGGCTCACGAGGGTGAGGCGGGCTGGGAGGCCGAGGAGTTCGTCCTGGGCGTGGGCCATCACGTCAATTCAGTTGTACGCACAAGGCACGTAGAACCGGTGCAGGTCGGCCGTTACCTGGGTCCGCTGCTCGACCTCCCGATAGGCAGTATGAGCGTGCGGTACGACAGTCTCCACGAGCTGAACGAACGCGTGGTCGCGGCGCTGGGGTACGCCGAGATGGTCGTCCACACCGAACTGATCGTGCGCGAGGGCGTGCCGGTCGTCGTGGAGGTCGCCGGCCGGGCGCCGGGTGGTGACGTGCCCCGGATGGCGGTGCGGCACGCCGGAATCAATCTGGAGGCGGCGCACCTGCGTTTGCAGGCCGGGCTGCCGATCGACAGTCCACATCGGACGGATCTCGACGCCGCGTGGGTGTGGCGGCGGCCGGGTGAGCTGCCGCCGGTGACCTCGCCGCACGAGGTCTACCGGCGGAGCACGATCGACTCCGTCGTGCTGTGGAACTCCGACCCCGCCGAGTTGGAACGAGACGCCGTCCTGCTCAGCCGTCCGACCGGAGGTACGCCGTGA